One genomic segment of Pyruvatibacter mobilis includes these proteins:
- a CDS encoding GNAT family N-acetyltransferase has protein sequence MASPSVGLPLSAPAPLTTDHVVEGFDCGEPALDHWLAKRALKNESRFSRTYVICQGDRVAAYYSLSAGAVARAAAPGRLRRNAPDTIPVSIIGRLAVDRAYAGRGLGSDLLADALRRVALAAQTIGISAVLIQAKSDAARSFYLQHAEFLEFPEDSRTLFLPIDTLMAAIS, from the coding sequence ATGGCAAGCCCTTCGGTCGGGCTGCCACTATCCGCGCCCGCACCACTGACCACAGATCATGTGGTGGAAGGCTTTGACTGCGGGGAGCCGGCCCTTGACCACTGGCTGGCAAAGCGCGCCCTGAAAAACGAAAGCCGTTTCTCCCGCACCTACGTAATCTGCCAAGGCGACCGCGTCGCGGCCTACTATTCCCTCTCCGCCGGCGCAGTGGCACGAGCAGCCGCTCCCGGGCGGCTGCGGCGTAATGCGCCCGACACAATCCCGGTTTCGATAATCGGGCGATTGGCTGTCGACCGGGCCTATGCCGGACGCGGCCTAGGCTCAGATCTGTTGGCGGACGCCTTGCGTCGCGTGGCGCTGGCAGCACAAACCATCGGCATCAGCGCTGTGCTCATCCAAGCAAAAAGCGACGCCGCCAGATCATTCTACCTGCAGCATGCGGAGTTTCTCGAATTTCCCGAGGACAGCCGCACCCTCTTCCTCCCCATCGATACGCTGATGGCCGCAATCAGTTGA
- a CDS encoding DUF1778 domain-containing protein — MVQIPTASPSSAAHSADQKRSINLRIEAGTRQLIDQAAAALGKTRTEFMVESARREATDVLLDQRLFALDDTAFNAFVDALDNPPSAGPKLRALMSRKPGWQD; from the coding sequence ATGGTACAGATACCCACAGCCTCCCCTTCGTCAGCCGCTCACAGTGCGGACCAAAAGCGCAGCATAAATCTGCGCATCGAGGCCGGCACGCGCCAGCTGATTGACCAGGCAGCCGCTGCATTGGGTAAGACCCGCACCGAGTTCATGGTGGAAAGCGCCCGGCGCGAAGCCACGGATGTGCTGCTGGACCAGCGGCTTTTTGCGCTGGACGACACGGCATTCAATGCCTTCGTGGATGCACTTGATAATCCCCCGTCCGCAGGCCCCAAGCTACGCGCACTCATGAGCCGCAAGCCCGGGTGGCAGGACTGA
- a CDS encoding aldehyde dehydrogenase, with amino-acid sequence MTHPRLTAAALLIATGLAFALVPAQNGARAQDTVEEEESEFGVLKVAEGVEETYYNCVACHSERIIAQQGLTRDGWDELLVWMVEEQGMHDIEDPERSKILDYLAAHYNEDRPNFPQ; translated from the coding sequence ATGACCCATCCCCGCCTTACAGCAGCCGCCCTGCTGATCGCCACCGGCCTGGCTTTCGCCCTGGTCCCGGCGCAGAACGGCGCCCGCGCCCAGGACACTGTCGAAGAAGAGGAAAGCGAGTTCGGCGTGCTGAAAGTCGCCGAGGGTGTCGAGGAGACCTATTACAACTGCGTCGCCTGCCACTCCGAACGCATCATCGCTCAGCAGGGCCTTACCCGCGACGGCTGGGACGAGCTGCTGGTGTGGATGGTGGAAGAACAGGGCATGCACGACATCGAAGACCCCGAGCGCTCAAAAATCCTCGACTACCTGGCCGCGCACTACAACGAGGACCGGCCGAACTTTCCGCAGTAG
- a CDS encoding sulfite oxidase translates to MDGDEPVTKQDIPSAGAFFADNPERADLEFFGRIAHNDRRGFLKGAGLTTLGTMLGMAVPFHRNYPQGMIPAAFAEDDVLVGKDGLTLLNDRPINAETPAHLLDDAITPTNRHFIRNNGVPPADMDAATWQLTIDGMVDNPMTLSIDDLRNQFEVVTMALTIECGGNGRAAFNPPAKGNQWTLGAVACSEWTGVRLKDVLEKAGVQDGVVYTAHVGADTHLSGDPDKLPISRGLPIDKAMTDNVLIAFEMNGDALHPQNGAPLRLVVPGWPGSCSQKWLTRIYLRDQVHDGPKMTGTSYRVPNRPVAPGEDVDKADFVIIERMPVKSLITSPQTNTESGRSVEVHGHAWSGDRTIEAVDVSMDFGTTWQKAELDAPVNDGAWQNWRINLEFPQAGYYEVWARATDSDGDMQPFAINWNPKGYLNNTMHRVALRVA, encoded by the coding sequence ATGGACGGAGACGAACCTGTAACTAAACAAGATATCCCTTCTGCCGGCGCGTTCTTTGCCGACAATCCCGAACGGGCGGATCTCGAATTCTTCGGCCGCATCGCCCACAACGACCGGCGCGGCTTTCTCAAAGGCGCGGGCCTGACAACACTGGGCACCATGCTGGGCATGGCGGTGCCGTTTCACCGCAACTACCCGCAAGGCATGATCCCCGCAGCCTTCGCCGAAGATGATGTGCTGGTCGGCAAGGACGGGCTGACCCTGCTCAACGACCGGCCGATCAACGCGGAGACGCCGGCGCATCTTCTTGACGATGCGATTACCCCCACCAACCGGCACTTCATCCGCAACAATGGCGTGCCGCCCGCCGACATGGACGCCGCCACCTGGCAGCTCACCATTGACGGCATGGTGGACAATCCGATGACGCTGTCGATCGACGACCTCAGAAACCAGTTCGAGGTCGTGACCATGGCACTCACCATTGAGTGCGGCGGCAATGGCCGTGCGGCCTTCAACCCGCCCGCAAAAGGCAATCAGTGGACGCTGGGGGCCGTGGCCTGCTCCGAATGGACGGGCGTCCGCCTCAAGGACGTGCTGGAGAAGGCCGGCGTGCAGGATGGTGTGGTCTATACGGCCCATGTGGGTGCCGACACGCATCTCAGCGGCGACCCGGACAAGCTGCCGATCTCCCGCGGCCTGCCCATCGACAAGGCGATGACCGACAATGTGTTGATCGCCTTCGAAATGAATGGCGATGCACTGCATCCGCAGAACGGGGCACCGTTGCGCCTTGTGGTGCCCGGCTGGCCCGGCTCCTGCTCACAGAAATGGCTGACCCGCATCTATCTGCGCGACCAGGTGCATGACGGCCCGAAGATGACCGGCACCTCCTATCGCGTGCCCAACCGGCCCGTGGCGCCGGGTGAGGACGTCGACAAGGCGGACTTCGTCATCATCGAGCGGATGCCGGTGAAGTCACTGATCACCAGCCCGCAGACCAACACGGAGTCGGGGCGAAGCGTGGAAGTGCACGGCCATGCCTGGTCCGGCGACCGGACGATTGAGGCCGTGGACGTATCGATGGATTTCGGCACCACCTGGCAAAAGGCCGAGCTGGACGCCCCGGTGAATGACGGGGCCTGGCAGAACTGGCGCATCAACCTCGAATTCCCGCAAGCCGGTTATTACGAGGTATGGGCCCGGGCGACCGACAGCGACGGCGACATGCAGCCCTTCGCCATCAACTGGAACCCCAAGGGCTACCTCAACAACACCATGCACCGGGTGGCCCTGCGGGTCGCCTGA